The Oncorhynchus kisutch isolate 150728-3 unplaced genomic scaffold, Okis_V2 scaffold3040, whole genome shotgun sequence genome window below encodes:
- the LOC116352691 gene encoding cAMP-responsive element-binding protein-like 2, which translates to MDDSKMVGGKVKKPGKRGRKPAKIDLKAKLERSRQSARECRARKKLRYQYLEELVSSKERAICALREELEMYKQWCTAMDQGKIPSEIKALLTGDEQKPPQSSSTKSSKNSNQS; encoded by the exons ATGGATGACAGCAAG ATGGTGGGAGGTAAAGTCAAGAAACCCGGTAAACGAGGCCGTAAACCCGCTAAGATTGATCTGAAAGCGAAGTTGGAGAGGAGCAGGCAGAGCGCCCGGGAGTGCCGAGCCAGGAAGAAGCTCCGGTATCAGTACCTAGAGGAACTCGTGTCCAGCAAGGAGAGGGCCATCTGCGCCCTGAGGGAGGAGCTGGAGATG TACAAGCAGTGGTGTACAGCCATGGACCAGGGGAAGATCCCGTCTGAGATAAAGGCCCTACTGACGGGAGATGAACAGAAGCCTCCTCAGAGCTCCTCCACCAAGAGCTCCAAGAACAGCAACCAGAGCTAA